The following proteins are encoded in a genomic region of Amyelois transitella isolate CPQ chromosome 14, ilAmyTran1.1, whole genome shotgun sequence:
- the LOC106132311 gene encoding uncharacterized protein LOC106132311, whose amino-acid sequence MPKRRSQPVSKASWSQDQLRRGFNLVADGKPIREAARSCGVPYSTLQERIKNKNSNKPQLGRNTVFTREQENEMATQVKFLGKIFYGCTSLQIRKMAYEYAVKNNIKHNFNDTFELAGKDWLKGFIKRNHLSIRKAQGMSLNRATAFNKNEVGMFFKLLTELMDKYKFLPRNIWNVDETGISAVQDPGKIVAEKGQKRVGSITSGERGKTVTAVCAVNATGVYVPPMLIYPRQRHSSALETDGPRGAVYRCSKNGWINEDLFVDWLKHFAEFTKPSENEPILLVLDNHASHISLRAYEFCKGNNIVMLSLPPHGSHRIQPLDVSVYGPLKAAYKQECNLFIKNQLGKKITQNDLASLFRKAFQKIATIPKAEAGFAATGIYPLNPDVFTDEDFVAAEILNSNEVVVSTEEVRDRDNKTPEAQIILDESITHDPPTHSQTILSKSPSLIDVIEPVSTNNTPIISAFEQPSNIYTNPIPSTSGSGNTITVRDLLPLPSKSMEKTKNILSRKQHASVLTGTPNKQALIEKENRKILKEKKLKIKPEKKTIKRKGKSIEVKKAKRRVLQDKNKRNDSTSDSEIEMTDLREDEDTDADDDYENKCIICDDYGQNNELWYRCVLCGLWAHAECSGCDSPEGYICDLCHNKP is encoded by the coding sequence atgcctaaaagaagaagccaACCAGTTTCAAAGGCGTCATGGAGCCAAGATCAACTACGCAGAGGGTTCAACCTGGTGGCGGATGGAAAACCTATTCGAGAAGCAGCGCGATCTTGTGGTGTACCGTATTCTACGCTTCAAGAAAGGATAAAGAACAAGAACAGTAATAAACCACAACTGGGACGAAACACTGTCTTCACGAGGGAGCAAGAAAACGAAATGGCTACGCAGGTTAAGTTCcttggtaaaatattttacgggTGCACTTCGCTTCAAATTAGGAAAATGGCATACGAATAtgctgtaaaaaataacattaagcataattttaatgacaCTTTTGAACTTGCTGGCAAGGATTGGCTCAAaggatttataaaaagaaatcactTATCTATCAGGAAAGCTCAAGGTATGAGTCTGAATAGAGCAACTGCTTTTAACAAAAACGAAGTTGGTATGTTTTTCAAACTTCTTACAGAGCTAATGGATAAATACAAGTTTCTGCCAAGAAACATATGGAACGTAGACGAAACTGGGATTTCCGCAGTGCAAGACCCCGGAAAAATTGTGGCAGAGAAAGGACAGAAACGTGTAGGTTCTATTACTAGCGGAGAGAGAGGAAAGACTGTGACAGCTGTGTGTGCTGTAAATGCTACCGGAGTCTACGTCCCACCAATGCTAATTTATCCACGACAGAGACATTCATCTGCTTTAGAAACAGACGGCCCTCGAGGGGCAGTCTATCGGTGCTCGAAAAATGGCTGGATTAATGAAGATCTCTTTGTAGATTGGCTTAAGCATTTTGCAGAATTCACCAAGCCTTCAGAAAACGAGCCCATATTGCTGGTCCTGGACAACCATGCAAGCCACATTTCTTTGAGAGCTTATGAATTTTGCAAAGGCAACAACATAGTGATGTTATCATTACCACCACATGGCTCGCATAGAATACAACCCCTAGATGTTTCCGTCTATGGTCCATTGAAAGCAGCCTATAAACAAGAATGTaatctttttataaagaatCAATTGGGAAAAAAGATAACACAAAATGATCTCGCTTCACTGTTCAGAAAAGCTTTTCAAAAAATAGCAACCATTCCAAAAGCTGAAGCAGGTTTTGCTGCTACAGGAATATATCCTTTAAACCCCGACGTATTTACAGACGAAGATTTTGTGGCtgctgaaattttaaatagtaacgAAGTTGTAGTTTCGACAGAAGAAGTAAGAGACCGGGATAACAAGACACCAGAAGCCCAAATCATATTAGATGAATCAATAACACATGACCCACCAACTCATTCTCAGACCATTTTATCTAAATCACCATCTCTTATTGATGTAATTGAACCAGTCTCAACAAATAATACACCAATAATTTCCGCATTTGAGCAGCCGagcaatatttatacaaaccCCATTCCTTCTACCTCAGGAAGTGGTAATACTATCACAGTTAGGGATCTTCTGCCACTGCCAAGTAAGTCGAtggaaaagacaaaaaatatactatctCGCAAGCAGCATGCATCAGTCCTGACAGGAACTCCTAACAAACAAGCATTGATTGAGaaagaaaacagaaaaattttaaaagagaaaaaacttaaaataaaacctgaaaaaaagacaattaaaagaaaaggaaAATCGATCGAAGTGAAAAAGGCTAAAAGAAGAGTGCTTCAAGACAAAAACAAGCGTAATGATAGTACATCGGACTCGGAAATAGAAATGACAGACTTACGTGAAGATGAAGACACTGATGCTGATGatgattatgaaaataaatgtatcatTTGCGATGATTATGGGCAAAATAACGAGCTGTGGTATAGATGTGTACTGTGTGGCCTCTGGGCACATGCTGAATGCTCTGGTTGTGACTCTCCAGAGGGTTATATCTGTGACTTATGCCATAACAAACCTTGA